Proteins found in one Hirundo rustica isolate bHirRus1 chromosome Z, bHirRus1.pri.v3, whole genome shotgun sequence genomic segment:
- the TARS1 gene encoding threonine--tRNA ligase 1, cytoplasmic isoform X2 — protein sequence MAGADSQVDAGEEKKADCGKKKMKEGAGDGGRSELNPWPAFINERLEMYSKLKAEHDALLAERAANDSKPIKVTLPDGKKVDAESWKTTPYQIACGISQGLADNTVIAKVNKVVWDLDRPLEEDCSLELLKFEDEEAQAVYWHSSAHIMGEAMERIYGGCLCYGPPIENGFYYDMFLEEGGVSSNDFSALEALCKKIMKEKQAFERLEVKKETLLEMFKYNKFKCRILNEKVNTPTTTVYRCGPLIDLCRGPHVRHTGKIKTIKIHKNSSTYWEGKADMESLQRIYGISFPDTKMLKEWEKFQEEAKSRDHRKIGRDQELFFFHELSPGSCFFLPKGAYIYNTLIEFIRSEYRKRGFQEVVTPNVFNSKLWMTSGHWQHYSDNMFSFEVEKEIFALKPMNCPGHCLMFDHRPRSWRELPLRLADFGVLHRNELSGALTGLTRVRRFQQDDAHIFCAMEQIEEEIKSCLEFLRTVYDVFGFSFKLNLSTRPEKYLGDIEVWNQAEKQLENSLNAFGEKWELNPGDGAFYGPKIDIQIKDAIGRYHQCATIQLDFQLPIRFNLTFVSHDGNDKTRPVIIHRAILGSVERMIAILTENYGGKWPLWLSPQQVMVVPVGPACDEYARKVRQHFHDAGFMADVDVDPGCTLNKKIRNAQLAQYNFILVVGEKEKASGTVNIRTRDNKVHGERTIADTVERLLQLKCSRSRQAEEEF from the exons ATGGCGGGCGCTGACAGTCAG GTGGACgctggggaagagaagaaagcagacTGCgggaagaagaagatgaaggaAGGGGCTGGCGATGGAGGGCGGTCGGAG CTGAATCCCTGGCCTGCATTTATCAATGAGCGTTTAGAGATGTACAGTAAACTTAAGGCTGAACATGATGCACTCCTTGCAGAAAGAGCTGCAAATGACAGTAAACCCATTAAAGTTACATTACCTGATGGCAAGAAGGTTGATGCTGAATCCTGGAAGACTACTCCTTATCAAATTGCTTGTGGAATTAG TCAGGGATTAGCTGACAACACAGTTATTGCCAAAGTCAACAAGGTGGTTTGGGATCTGGACCGTCCTTTGGAGGAGGATTGTTCCTTGGAGCTGCTTAAGTTTGAAGATGAAGAGGCTCAAGCA GTCTACTGGCATTCAAGTGCTCACATAATGGGTGAAGCTATGGAACGAATCTATGGTGGCTGTTTGTGCTATGGCCCACCGatagaaaatggattttattaTGACATGTTTCTTGAGGAAGG GGGTGTATCAAGTAATGACTTCTCTGCTTTGGAAGCATTATGCAAGAAGATAATGAAGGAGAAACAAGCCTTTGAAAGACTGGAAGTTAAGAAGGAAACATTGCTTGAAATGTTTAAG TATAATAAATTCAAGTGTCGCATCCTGAATGAGAAGGTCAATACCCCAACTACTACAGTATACAG gTGTGGTCCTCTGATAGATTTATGCAGAGGGCCTCATGTCAGACATACTGGCAAGATAAAGACCATAAAAATTCACAAG AATTCTTCTACCTATTGGGAAGGCAAAGCTGATATGGAGTCCCTCCAGAGGATCTATGGAATTTCATTCCCAGAtacaaaaatgctgaaggaGTGGGAGAAATTCCAGGAGGAGGCTAAAAGCAGAGATCACAGAAAAATAGGACGG gaccaagaattgtttttcttccatgaGCTCAGCCCTGGTAGCTGTTTCTTCCTGCCAAAAGGAGCTTACATTTACAACACATTAATTGAATTTATACGG AGTGAGTATCGAAAACGTGGATTCCAGGAGGTTGTCACTCCAAATGTTTTCAACAGCAAACTGTGGATGACTTCAGGGCACTGGCAGCATTACAGTGACaatatgttttcctttgaaGTGGAGAAAGAAATCTTTGCTCTGAAGCCTATGAACTGTCCAGGACACTG CCTTATGTTTGACCATCGCCCGAGGTCGTGGCGCGAGCTGCCATTGCGGTTGGCAGACTTTGGTGTCCTGCATCGCAACGAGCTGTCAGGAGCTCTCACAGGACTCACCCGAGTACGCCGGTTCCAGCAGGACGATGCTCACATCTTTTGTGCTATGGAGCAG ATTGAAGAGGAGATAAAGAGCTGTCTGGAGTTCTTGCGTACCGTGTATGATGTCTTTGGATTTTCATTTAAACTGAATCTCTCCACTCGTCCTGAAAAGTACCTGGGAGATATTGAAGTGTGGAATCAAGCTGAAAAG CAACTTGAAAACAGCCTCAATGCCTTTGGTGAGAAGTGGGAGTTAAACCCCGGTGATGGAGCTTTCTATGGACCTAAG atCGACATTCAGATTAAGGATGCCATTGGCCGCTACCACCAATGTGCTACAATTCAGCTTGACTTCCAGTTGCCAATCAGATTTAATCTCACCTTTGTCAG CCATGATGGCAATGACAAGACGAGACCAGTTATCATTCACCGGGCTATCTTGGGATCTGTGGAGAGAATGATTGCCATTCTAACTGAGAACTATGGAGGCAAATG GCCACTctggctgtccccacagcaAGTCATGGTGGTACCAGTAGGACCAGCATGTGATGAATATGCTCGAAAG gtCAGGCAGCACTTTCATGATGCTGGATTTATGGCAGATGTTGATGTTGATCCTGGGTGCACACTGAACAAGAAGATCAGAAACGCTCAACTTGCACAGTATAACTTTATTCTGG TTGTTGGTGAAAAGGAGAAGGCAAGTGGAACAGTGAACATCCGCACCCGAGACAACAAGGTGCATGGGGAAAGAACCATTGCAGACACTGTGGAGAGGCTACTGCAGCTGAAATGCTCTCGTTCCAGACAAGCTGAAGAAGAATTTTAA
- the TARS1 gene encoding threonine--tRNA ligase 1, cytoplasmic isoform X1, with translation MAGADSQQVDAGEEKKADCGKKKMKEGAGDGGRSELNPWPAFINERLEMYSKLKAEHDALLAERAANDSKPIKVTLPDGKKVDAESWKTTPYQIACGISQGLADNTVIAKVNKVVWDLDRPLEEDCSLELLKFEDEEAQAVYWHSSAHIMGEAMERIYGGCLCYGPPIENGFYYDMFLEEGGVSSNDFSALEALCKKIMKEKQAFERLEVKKETLLEMFKYNKFKCRILNEKVNTPTTTVYRCGPLIDLCRGPHVRHTGKIKTIKIHKNSSTYWEGKADMESLQRIYGISFPDTKMLKEWEKFQEEAKSRDHRKIGRDQELFFFHELSPGSCFFLPKGAYIYNTLIEFIRSEYRKRGFQEVVTPNVFNSKLWMTSGHWQHYSDNMFSFEVEKEIFALKPMNCPGHCLMFDHRPRSWRELPLRLADFGVLHRNELSGALTGLTRVRRFQQDDAHIFCAMEQIEEEIKSCLEFLRTVYDVFGFSFKLNLSTRPEKYLGDIEVWNQAEKQLENSLNAFGEKWELNPGDGAFYGPKIDIQIKDAIGRYHQCATIQLDFQLPIRFNLTFVSHDGNDKTRPVIIHRAILGSVERMIAILTENYGGKWPLWLSPQQVMVVPVGPACDEYARKVRQHFHDAGFMADVDVDPGCTLNKKIRNAQLAQYNFILVVGEKEKASGTVNIRTRDNKVHGERTIADTVERLLQLKCSRSRQAEEEF, from the exons ATGGCGGGCGCTGACAGTCAG CAGGTGGACgctggggaagagaagaaagcagacTGCgggaagaagaagatgaaggaAGGGGCTGGCGATGGAGGGCGGTCGGAG CTGAATCCCTGGCCTGCATTTATCAATGAGCGTTTAGAGATGTACAGTAAACTTAAGGCTGAACATGATGCACTCCTTGCAGAAAGAGCTGCAAATGACAGTAAACCCATTAAAGTTACATTACCTGATGGCAAGAAGGTTGATGCTGAATCCTGGAAGACTACTCCTTATCAAATTGCTTGTGGAATTAG TCAGGGATTAGCTGACAACACAGTTATTGCCAAAGTCAACAAGGTGGTTTGGGATCTGGACCGTCCTTTGGAGGAGGATTGTTCCTTGGAGCTGCTTAAGTTTGAAGATGAAGAGGCTCAAGCA GTCTACTGGCATTCAAGTGCTCACATAATGGGTGAAGCTATGGAACGAATCTATGGTGGCTGTTTGTGCTATGGCCCACCGatagaaaatggattttattaTGACATGTTTCTTGAGGAAGG GGGTGTATCAAGTAATGACTTCTCTGCTTTGGAAGCATTATGCAAGAAGATAATGAAGGAGAAACAAGCCTTTGAAAGACTGGAAGTTAAGAAGGAAACATTGCTTGAAATGTTTAAG TATAATAAATTCAAGTGTCGCATCCTGAATGAGAAGGTCAATACCCCAACTACTACAGTATACAG gTGTGGTCCTCTGATAGATTTATGCAGAGGGCCTCATGTCAGACATACTGGCAAGATAAAGACCATAAAAATTCACAAG AATTCTTCTACCTATTGGGAAGGCAAAGCTGATATGGAGTCCCTCCAGAGGATCTATGGAATTTCATTCCCAGAtacaaaaatgctgaaggaGTGGGAGAAATTCCAGGAGGAGGCTAAAAGCAGAGATCACAGAAAAATAGGACGG gaccaagaattgtttttcttccatgaGCTCAGCCCTGGTAGCTGTTTCTTCCTGCCAAAAGGAGCTTACATTTACAACACATTAATTGAATTTATACGG AGTGAGTATCGAAAACGTGGATTCCAGGAGGTTGTCACTCCAAATGTTTTCAACAGCAAACTGTGGATGACTTCAGGGCACTGGCAGCATTACAGTGACaatatgttttcctttgaaGTGGAGAAAGAAATCTTTGCTCTGAAGCCTATGAACTGTCCAGGACACTG CCTTATGTTTGACCATCGCCCGAGGTCGTGGCGCGAGCTGCCATTGCGGTTGGCAGACTTTGGTGTCCTGCATCGCAACGAGCTGTCAGGAGCTCTCACAGGACTCACCCGAGTACGCCGGTTCCAGCAGGACGATGCTCACATCTTTTGTGCTATGGAGCAG ATTGAAGAGGAGATAAAGAGCTGTCTGGAGTTCTTGCGTACCGTGTATGATGTCTTTGGATTTTCATTTAAACTGAATCTCTCCACTCGTCCTGAAAAGTACCTGGGAGATATTGAAGTGTGGAATCAAGCTGAAAAG CAACTTGAAAACAGCCTCAATGCCTTTGGTGAGAAGTGGGAGTTAAACCCCGGTGATGGAGCTTTCTATGGACCTAAG atCGACATTCAGATTAAGGATGCCATTGGCCGCTACCACCAATGTGCTACAATTCAGCTTGACTTCCAGTTGCCAATCAGATTTAATCTCACCTTTGTCAG CCATGATGGCAATGACAAGACGAGACCAGTTATCATTCACCGGGCTATCTTGGGATCTGTGGAGAGAATGATTGCCATTCTAACTGAGAACTATGGAGGCAAATG GCCACTctggctgtccccacagcaAGTCATGGTGGTACCAGTAGGACCAGCATGTGATGAATATGCTCGAAAG gtCAGGCAGCACTTTCATGATGCTGGATTTATGGCAGATGTTGATGTTGATCCTGGGTGCACACTGAACAAGAAGATCAGAAACGCTCAACTTGCACAGTATAACTTTATTCTGG TTGTTGGTGAAAAGGAGAAGGCAAGTGGAACAGTGAACATCCGCACCCGAGACAACAAGGTGCATGGGGAAAGAACCATTGCAGACACTGTGGAGAGGCTACTGCAGCTGAAATGCTCTCGTTCCAGACAAGCTGAAGAAGAATTTTAA
- the TARS1 gene encoding threonine--tRNA ligase 1, cytoplasmic isoform X3 gives MKEGAGDGGRSELNPWPAFINERLEMYSKLKAEHDALLAERAANDSKPIKVTLPDGKKVDAESWKTTPYQIACGISQGLADNTVIAKVNKVVWDLDRPLEEDCSLELLKFEDEEAQAVYWHSSAHIMGEAMERIYGGCLCYGPPIENGFYYDMFLEEGGVSSNDFSALEALCKKIMKEKQAFERLEVKKETLLEMFKYNKFKCRILNEKVNTPTTTVYRCGPLIDLCRGPHVRHTGKIKTIKIHKNSSTYWEGKADMESLQRIYGISFPDTKMLKEWEKFQEEAKSRDHRKIGRDQELFFFHELSPGSCFFLPKGAYIYNTLIEFIRSEYRKRGFQEVVTPNVFNSKLWMTSGHWQHYSDNMFSFEVEKEIFALKPMNCPGHCLMFDHRPRSWRELPLRLADFGVLHRNELSGALTGLTRVRRFQQDDAHIFCAMEQIEEEIKSCLEFLRTVYDVFGFSFKLNLSTRPEKYLGDIEVWNQAEKQLENSLNAFGEKWELNPGDGAFYGPKIDIQIKDAIGRYHQCATIQLDFQLPIRFNLTFVSHDGNDKTRPVIIHRAILGSVERMIAILTENYGGKWPLWLSPQQVMVVPVGPACDEYARKVRQHFHDAGFMADVDVDPGCTLNKKIRNAQLAQYNFILVVGEKEKASGTVNIRTRDNKVHGERTIADTVERLLQLKCSRSRQAEEEF, from the exons atgaaggaAGGGGCTGGCGATGGAGGGCGGTCGGAG CTGAATCCCTGGCCTGCATTTATCAATGAGCGTTTAGAGATGTACAGTAAACTTAAGGCTGAACATGATGCACTCCTTGCAGAAAGAGCTGCAAATGACAGTAAACCCATTAAAGTTACATTACCTGATGGCAAGAAGGTTGATGCTGAATCCTGGAAGACTACTCCTTATCAAATTGCTTGTGGAATTAG TCAGGGATTAGCTGACAACACAGTTATTGCCAAAGTCAACAAGGTGGTTTGGGATCTGGACCGTCCTTTGGAGGAGGATTGTTCCTTGGAGCTGCTTAAGTTTGAAGATGAAGAGGCTCAAGCA GTCTACTGGCATTCAAGTGCTCACATAATGGGTGAAGCTATGGAACGAATCTATGGTGGCTGTTTGTGCTATGGCCCACCGatagaaaatggattttattaTGACATGTTTCTTGAGGAAGG GGGTGTATCAAGTAATGACTTCTCTGCTTTGGAAGCATTATGCAAGAAGATAATGAAGGAGAAACAAGCCTTTGAAAGACTGGAAGTTAAGAAGGAAACATTGCTTGAAATGTTTAAG TATAATAAATTCAAGTGTCGCATCCTGAATGAGAAGGTCAATACCCCAACTACTACAGTATACAG gTGTGGTCCTCTGATAGATTTATGCAGAGGGCCTCATGTCAGACATACTGGCAAGATAAAGACCATAAAAATTCACAAG AATTCTTCTACCTATTGGGAAGGCAAAGCTGATATGGAGTCCCTCCAGAGGATCTATGGAATTTCATTCCCAGAtacaaaaatgctgaaggaGTGGGAGAAATTCCAGGAGGAGGCTAAAAGCAGAGATCACAGAAAAATAGGACGG gaccaagaattgtttttcttccatgaGCTCAGCCCTGGTAGCTGTTTCTTCCTGCCAAAAGGAGCTTACATTTACAACACATTAATTGAATTTATACGG AGTGAGTATCGAAAACGTGGATTCCAGGAGGTTGTCACTCCAAATGTTTTCAACAGCAAACTGTGGATGACTTCAGGGCACTGGCAGCATTACAGTGACaatatgttttcctttgaaGTGGAGAAAGAAATCTTTGCTCTGAAGCCTATGAACTGTCCAGGACACTG CCTTATGTTTGACCATCGCCCGAGGTCGTGGCGCGAGCTGCCATTGCGGTTGGCAGACTTTGGTGTCCTGCATCGCAACGAGCTGTCAGGAGCTCTCACAGGACTCACCCGAGTACGCCGGTTCCAGCAGGACGATGCTCACATCTTTTGTGCTATGGAGCAG ATTGAAGAGGAGATAAAGAGCTGTCTGGAGTTCTTGCGTACCGTGTATGATGTCTTTGGATTTTCATTTAAACTGAATCTCTCCACTCGTCCTGAAAAGTACCTGGGAGATATTGAAGTGTGGAATCAAGCTGAAAAG CAACTTGAAAACAGCCTCAATGCCTTTGGTGAGAAGTGGGAGTTAAACCCCGGTGATGGAGCTTTCTATGGACCTAAG atCGACATTCAGATTAAGGATGCCATTGGCCGCTACCACCAATGTGCTACAATTCAGCTTGACTTCCAGTTGCCAATCAGATTTAATCTCACCTTTGTCAG CCATGATGGCAATGACAAGACGAGACCAGTTATCATTCACCGGGCTATCTTGGGATCTGTGGAGAGAATGATTGCCATTCTAACTGAGAACTATGGAGGCAAATG GCCACTctggctgtccccacagcaAGTCATGGTGGTACCAGTAGGACCAGCATGTGATGAATATGCTCGAAAG gtCAGGCAGCACTTTCATGATGCTGGATTTATGGCAGATGTTGATGTTGATCCTGGGTGCACACTGAACAAGAAGATCAGAAACGCTCAACTTGCACAGTATAACTTTATTCTGG TTGTTGGTGAAAAGGAGAAGGCAAGTGGAACAGTGAACATCCGCACCCGAGACAACAAGGTGCATGGGGAAAGAACCATTGCAGACACTGTGGAGAGGCTACTGCAGCTGAAATGCTCTCGTTCCAGACAAGCTGAAGAAGAATTTTAA